From the Macaca thibetana thibetana isolate TM-01 chromosome 12, ASM2454274v1, whole genome shotgun sequence genome, one window contains:
- the LOC126932878 gene encoding small cysteine and glycine repeat-containing protein 4 has protein sequence MGCCGCGSCGGCGGCSGGCGGGCGGCGGGCGGGCGSCTTCRCYRVGCCSSCCPCCRGCCGGCCSTPVICCCRRTCSSCGCGYGKGCCQQKGCFQKQCCC, from the coding sequence ATGGGTTGCTGTGGTTGTGGAAGTTGTGGTGGCTGCGGTGGCTGCAGTGGTGGCTGCGGTGGTGGCTGTGGTGGCTGTGGCggtggctgtggtggtggctgTGGCAGCTGCACCACCTGCAGGTGCTACCGGGTGGGCTGCTGCTCCAGCTGCTGCCCCTGCTGCCGCGGCTGCTGTGGGGGCTGCTGTAGCACGCCCGTGATCTGCTGCTGCCGCCGCACCTGCAGCTCGTGTGGCTGCGGCTATGGGAAGGGCTGTTGCCAACAGAAGGGCTGCTTCCAGAAGCAATGCTGCTGCTAG